A single region of the Pseudomonas mandelii genome encodes:
- a CDS encoding response regulator transcription factor gives MTPISVGHPRILSIEDDLVLGAYVHEHLGRCGFQVTWCQNGREGLDIARQQPFDVVLMDILLPGLNGLNVLTQLRQSHSTPVVLMSALGAEADRISGFRLGADDYLPKPFSMAELRVRIEAILRRVALDRRPEPAAATSSVDSLRFDDELCDVSYGELAAGLTRSEYRLLDTLNRNGDEVLSKAFLYQHVLQRGFAAHDRSLDMHISQIRRKLKGIGYTERQVRTVWGKGYVLSAGDEMV, from the coding sequence ATGACTCCCATCTCTGTTGGCCATCCTCGCATCCTGTCCATTGAAGACGATCTCGTGCTCGGCGCTTATGTGCACGAGCATCTGGGCCGGTGCGGTTTTCAGGTGACCTGGTGCCAGAACGGCCGGGAAGGCCTGGACATTGCCCGCCAACAACCCTTTGACGTGGTGCTGATGGACATTTTGCTGCCAGGGCTGAACGGGTTGAACGTGCTGACGCAACTGCGCCAGAGCCATTCGACCCCGGTGGTGCTGATGTCGGCGCTGGGCGCTGAGGCGGATCGCATCAGCGGTTTTCGCCTGGGGGCCGATGATTACCTGCCAAAGCCTTTCAGCATGGCCGAGTTGCGTGTGCGCATCGAAGCGATCCTGCGCCGGGTGGCGCTCGACCGCCGGCCGGAGCCGGCAGCGGCGACGTCCTCGGTCGACAGCCTGCGTTTCGATGACGAACTCTGTGACGTTTCCTATGGCGAACTCGCCGCCGGCCTGACCCGCAGCGAGTATCGATTGCTGGACACCTTGAATCGCAATGGCGATGAAGTGCTGAGCAAAGCCTTCCTTTATCAGCACGTGCTGCAACGCGGTTTTGCCGCCCATGACCGCAGCCTCGACATGCACATCAGTCAGATCCGCCGCAAACTCAAAGGCATCGGCTACACCGAGCGGCAAGTGCGTACGGTCTGGGGCAAGGGTTACGTGTTGAGTGCCGGCGATGAAATGGTCTGA